CTCCCGCCCCTTCTCGACAATCATGTTCAGGAAATCGAATGAGAGTGCACTGATGCGGGATTTGAAGACCGCGCTCAGGACCGCCCGCTTCTTCTCCTTCGAGATGACGGGGCTCTTGAGCAACGCCAGAAACTCGCGCGACTCTCTGATCGCCTTCCAGACGACTTCAAGATCGTCTGCAACGCGTTCGCCCTGTTTCTGTTCCTCGGCAAGTTCCAATGCGGCCTCTGCGTAGCGCCGCGCAACACGATATGCACTCATAGATTTCCTGATTGCCCGCCGTCGAGATGACACTGAGATGGAGTTCGAGCGACGATCGCCTCTCCGGACAAACCACCTCCGCGCAACCCCTGAGCACTCGTTTAGCTATTGGGGAGTTGATTCAGAAAGCTGTCGACGATCTTCCTGTGCTTCGCCGCATCCAACGTCTCATCGAGAATCTTGCCAGCAGCCAGCACTGCCAGGTCGGCGACCTCGGTCCGTAATTGCTGCTTGGCAGCATCGACGTCCCGCTGAATCTCCTCCTTCGCATGCTGGATTTCCCGCTGTGCCTGTTGATGAGCTTTGGCGACAACTTCCTCTTTCAGCTTCTCTGCGAACGCCTTTCCTTCCCGAATGATCTTCTGATACTCGTCTTCGGCTTTCGCAAGATTCAGTTCATTCTGCTTCAAGAGTTCCGCGGCATCCGCACGGGCCCTTTCAGCCATCTCGAGCGCCTGACGGATCGTATCTTCACGATCTTTGAGCGACTGCAGGAGCGGCTTCCAGGCGAACTTTGACAGAACGATGAGAAGGACCACAAACGTGGCAACCGTCCAAACCATTAACCCTGGATTGATATCAAACATGGACTGTCGTCCCCGGTTACTTCAACGTGGCAAGAATGATGCAGATCGCCAGGCCAAAAAACGTTGCGCCCTCGATCAAAGCTGCGGCAATAATCATGGCCGTCCGAACTTGTCCCGCAACTTCGGGCTGTCGACCGGTGGCTTCCATCGTGGCTGCTGCGAGTTTGCCGATACCGTACGCCGCACCGATAACGATGAGACCGGCGCCGATACCCGCTGAAAGATACGCTAGTGCAAATGTTCCCATTGTATGTATTCCTCCTGATTGAATAGGTCGTTCAGATAGTGCAGAGTTTTCTTTCGAACTTAGTGAGACTGCTCAGCATGCTCCTCAGTGTGTTCAGTTTGCATGCCAAAGCCCATGAAGAGCGATGTCAACATGACGAATATGTATGCCTGCAGGAACGCGACAAACAGCTCAAGCATGAGAACCCCCACGCTGAAGAGCACGGGGAGCGGAGCCAGAACTGCCGACCGAAAGAGCAAGATCAACCCGATCAGCGCCAGCAAGACGATATGGCCTCCGTTCATGTTCGCGAACAAACGCATACACAGAGCGAAGGGCTTTGTGAACAAGCCGAGTATTTCCACCGGGATCATGATTGGCCAGAGCGCCCAGTGAACGCCGCCTGTCAGGTGAGCGACGTAGTGCGTGACCCCTTGCGCGCGTATTGCCGCGACCTGAATCATGATGAACGCAATAAAAGCCAAGGCGCCGGTGACCGAGATATTCGATGTCGACGTCGCACCGTACGGGATCAGGCCGAGGAGATTCATGATCAGGATGAAAAAGAAAAGGGTCAGCAGGAAGGGAAGATAGCGGAGACCCCCGGGGCCCATATTGGGCACCGCCACTTCATCCCGTATGAACAGAATGAAGACCTCAAGGAGATTTCCAACGCCCTTCGGCACGACGCTCTTCCGGTTCTTTCTGGCTGCATAGATTGCCATGGCTGCAACAATAACCGCAGCGACCAGAAGAAAGAAGACGTGTTTCGACATTGAAAGGTCGATCGTCAGATCACCGATCTGGAACGAAGGACCATGGGGCAGTTCCACATGACCCCACGGAAGCTCAAGCTCCCCCGAGTTCTTCATGTGGTCCAGCAGGTGTCCGAACGCAAAACCCTCACCGTGCTGAGCGGCGCTGTCTGCTACGGCCGCCAACGCGGTATCAACCACACTCACCGCACCGTGCCGGGCTGTATCAACTGCTGCTGCTGTTGGATCTACCATCGATGTCAGATTAGCGTTTGAGAGCAACTTTTTTCTGGAGAAGGTGAATTTCAAGAACCAGGTTCAGCACAAAAAACAACAAGAACGAGATCATCAGCGAAACCGTGTGAAACTCATAGACCCGAACGAGCACAAACACAATTCCGACGAGCAAGCCCATCCGTACGAACGTTCCGCCAAGAATGATCTTGAGAAACGTCGTGTTGGATTTTTCAAATCCAGCCTCAATACAGGCATATCCAAGCAGAAGGTGAACGATGCTCGCGGCGCCGCTGGCAACGACACTCCGGACAATCTCTTTGCTGGAGTACAGCGAGAGTGGAAGCACGACAAGCACAACCACTCCGAAGACACAATATGACACAAGCTTCAAGAATGCCCAGTCGATCTTCACGGTTTCGCGTTCGCAGACTTTTCCTGTTTTCCGAGTTCCACTGCAGATTTCAGAAACTTGATCAATCCGCCGATCGCACCAAAGCCCAGGCCGATCAATTTGAACATCGGCGACGTTTCGTACCGGGTATCCAGCCACCAGCCTATCAGGAAGAACACCACGATGGCTGCTGCAAGCTGGATCCCCATTGTCAAATAGGGAGCGACCTCGCGGAGCGTCTGGTCGGTAGGTTGCTCAGGCTTGCGGGGTCCAGCGGAATTCGGTTCCTTCGTCATGCTGCGCCCTCTCCGACAGTCAAACGGCTCAGTGACGGGCTTCGTAGAGTTGAGTCTTCTCCGTCATCACCACTTTTCCATCGAACAGGCACCCTTCATCGATCACCAGCCTCGACGCGCGGATGTCTCCTGATGCGAACATTACCCTGACTGCGGATCTTCCCTTCGACGACGGTTCCCGGGCCAATCAGATTGAGTTCTTTGACCGGATCAGTTTTCAGAGCCGTAGCTCCTTCAGAAGTTAAGGTTTAGGATGAAGTTGGCCGGGTCGACAGGCACGCCGTCCCGCCAGATTTCGAAGTGAACATGTGGTCCCGCACTTGTTTCGCCCGAGTTCCCAAGCAATGCGATCGGTTCACCGCGCCGCACGTGCGCATTCATCGCTATGAGCACGGACTGATTATGCTTATAGAACGTCAGGAACCCGCCGGGATGCGAGAGAATGACCTTGTTTCCATCATCACTCGTCCACCCTGAAAAGACAACGAATCCATCAGCCGCTGCATTGACCAGCGCTCCGACACTTCCCGCAATGTCCAGTCCGTAGTGTCGTCGGGAGGCGTCAAATCCCCCCGTAATGTACCCTGATGTCGGCAGGATGACCGGAAATACGATCCGGGTATTCTCCGAGGGAGCAGACTGAACCGATCGAGTAGCGGCGATCGAGTTTGTCGCTGCCGGACGGACGATGTCGGG
The nucleotide sequence above comes from Ignavibacteriales bacterium. Encoded proteins:
- the atpB gene encoding F0F1 ATP synthase subunit A; the encoded protein is MVDPTAAAVDTARHGAVSVVDTALAAVADSAAQHGEGFAFGHLLDHMKNSGELELPWGHVELPHGPSFQIGDLTIDLSMSKHVFFLLVAAVIVAAMAIYAARKNRKSVVPKGVGNLLEVFILFIRDEVAVPNMGPGGLRYLPFLLTLFFFILIMNLLGLIPYGATSTSNISVTGALAFIAFIMIQVAAIRAQGVTHYVAHLTGGVHWALWPIMIPVEILGLFTKPFALCMRLFANMNGGHIVLLALIGLILLFRSAVLAPLPVLFSVGVLMLELFVAFLQAYIFVMLTSLFMGFGMQTEHTEEHAEQSH
- the atpF gene encoding F0F1 ATP synthase subunit B — its product is MFDINPGLMVWTVATFVVLLIVLSKFAWKPLLQSLKDREDTIRQALEMAERARADAAELLKQNELNLAKAEDEYQKIIREGKAFAEKLKEEVVAKAHQQAQREIQHAKEEIQRDVDAAKQQLRTEVADLAVLAAGKILDETLDAAKHRKIVDSFLNQLPNS
- a CDS encoding AtpZ/AtpI family protein gives rise to the protein MTKEPNSAGPRKPEQPTDQTLREVAPYLTMGIQLAAAIVVFFLIGWWLDTRYETSPMFKLIGLGFGAIGGLIKFLKSAVELGKQEKSANAKP
- a CDS encoding M23 family metallopeptidase, which gives rise to MSGDQHHRSKKVRYDLLLVPRDDAGKAKSLRLAPWQFYALISGTLVFVVAIVLGLLVFTPVGTLIPIENPGLVNRYSKELVSLNERMTAVLQELILLREYNARLRNALGERAVVTDSGVAIVGNSKTEKPDTRKKEDRAQNLPDIVRPAATNSIAATRSVQSAPSENTRIVFPVILPTSGYITGGFDASRRHYGLDIAGSVGALVNAAADGFVVFSGWTSDDGNKVILSHPGGFLTFYKHNQSVLIAMNAHVRRGEPIALLGNSGETSAGPHVHFEIWRDGVPVDPANFILNLNF
- the atpE gene encoding ATP synthase F0 subunit C, giving the protein MGTFALAYLSAGIGAGLIVIGAAYGIGKLAAATMEATGRQPEVAGQVRTAMIIAAALIEGATFFGLAICIILATLK